Within the Corynebacterium sp. sy039 genome, the region TCAGCCATAAGAATGACTGCCCGACTCACCGCATCACCACTCCACCGCCGCGCCACTTTAGCCGTTTTCTCCACAGCAAAAACCGGCATACCCAATTGCCCAGCTAATGCCGCTCCATTGATTCTGCCCCGAGTAGAATACAACCTGGCAATAGCTGACACTTTGCTACTCAACGCAGCAGCTAAAGCAACAGGGCTAATCCCCAATTGCAAAGCCCGCCGTGTTGCCGATAAAGCACGCACAGCATTGCCAGAACAAGCAAAATCTGCAATATCGAATACTGAAACCTCAGCAACACCAACGTAGTATCGTCGAACAGCTGCTACATCGACCTTGCCATCAGTATCAGAAACCAATTGCGACACAGCACTAGCAAGCTCACGCAGCTCTGAGCCAACCCCTTCAAGCAGCGCATTGATGACGTCGGGAGTAGGCGAAAGCCCATAGCGACGAAACTCTGCCATAAGCCACGCAGACTTTTCATGCGCTTTGAGCTTTGCAACCTCATGCACCTGTGTATATTTCTTGAGCTTTTCGACGGCAGCTTTAGCGCGACCACCACCTTTGTGCATGATAATCAGATAAACACCTGGGGTGGGGTTATGTGTTGCTTCAAGTACAAGCTGTATGGGCTCTTTACCTGCGTCTTGCGCTTCCTCAAAAATAACAATGCGATCTTCACCAAAAAGTGAAGGCGAAAGCAATTCAATCATTTCCGCCGACGTAACATCTCCGGTACGCAACCGTGAAACAACAATGTTATCACCCAACGATGATTGCTCTTTTATCTGAGCAATCAGCTCAGTACGTATTCTTTCTGCCAAAAACTCCTCATCGCCGAGGATAAGATGTGACTGCTGAATCATTATGCTCCCGCTACTTGCTCATTTGTGCTCACTTCAGTCTAGAAAATAAGTGAGCACAATCCCACTTAAACTTTTCCTTAAGATCTTTCCTCAGGTCTTTTCTTTCGGGAACCATAAAATAATGCCAAAGAGATAACCCAGGCCACCAGCAACACACTCCACGCCTGCTGTGTTCTACCAAAATTGACATAGACTAACAATAAACCCCCTCACCTGCACGAACAGTGATTGAACGAGAAACAATTACCGCAACTGCCCAAGAGTTGCCGAAACCTAATAATATGATTGGTGCTAAAAGGAGGGCATTAAACCCCAACGGTGGGTTGGCGCAGGCACTGTATTGATACTCAATGCTTTAGGCATTCCCTTTTTTCGCATACCTATGATTGCTTCTATAACGTTGTGTAGTTACCACGTATCACAACCATTTATCCCAGCAAGGATTCCTGCACATTAACCAGCTTTGTTTATGGCGTTTTACGTGCTACATCATGCCTGTAATGGTTCGTCGTGTTAGATCATCCATTGGTGGGATATGCTCACTATTCATAGAGCAACGATGAACTGTGTATGTGGATTGGCGTAGAATATCCAGCGTTTCACGTTCTGTGTTGTTGTCGATCCATTCCATCCATGATAGATAGCGGTGTAGGTTCTTGGAGGCGACACTGCTAAAACGCCTCATAAACCGTTTGGTTTTAGAGTGCAGTGCGTTGATTGGCGCAAGTTTGCCGCGGTCATCTTTAGAATGATAAGCCCTGTGGGTAGCACCAAGTTCTTCTAGCGCTGAAACATAGCCTGAACCTTTGTCCGTGATAACAGTGCAACCAGACGTAACAATGTCACCAAGGGCTAGGCGGGCGGTATTTTTAGAAATACTACTGTATCCAGCAATTTGATGGAAAATACTTCCCGTAGATGTCACGCCCATAACCACACAAACCAACAACCTTGACTGACTTTTCCCCTTCCTTAACCCGCCGCGCTTTTTAGCTTTAACACCATCAGGCACAGCTGCCCCCTTATAGTTAATAGGGAAAAACGTTTCATCGATATAAGCTAAGTTTCCCCTGTTCACCGTAACTTTTTTAGCATTTTTCTCAACCAGCTCAAGAACACGGTGCCGCATAAAGAAAGCAGTGGCAACAGCAACCCCGCAGCGTTCGGCACTACGACGAACACTTACACCGTCGATAAAACATTCAGCGAACTTCCTCCATGTCTCTAAAGACAGTTTGGAGGTTTTGAGAACTTTGTTTGTGGAGTGTCCAAAGGTGCGCTGGCACCCTTTACACAAATAGCGTTGCCCGCCCTTTGATGTGCCTTTGCGCACAACGGAATCACACTCGCAGCGTGGACATTGTGACAGAATCTCACCATACTCTGGCTCGTGAAACAACTGCTCCAGCTGTTCAATCAAGTGTTGTCGTTCTTCTGGTGTGACTGTGGAAATTATCTCTTTGACTTGGTTAATGATGTCTGTGGTTGTCATGTCTTAAATTGTAAAAACCTCCCCCGACATGAAGAACGGGGTGTTCGTTGTTATGTTCGATGTCAATTTTGGTAGAACACAGCACTCCACGCCACCCCTACCCACCCCTGCGATAAGGAAATGTGTGCGTAAGGTAATTGAGAACCACGCTCGGCAACACAATATATCCAACGCACTAATGGTTGGCACAAGGCTATCGGAATATAGGCTACGACGCTGAAAAACCCACAGTTACTCAGCACAATTGCAAGCAAACCCAACACAGTTATTGGTGCTACCACCGCTGCAACTAAAACATTAGCGAAGAAACTCACCAGAGATAGCGTATGGTTCATCACAGCAATAACAGGAATGGTCGCCATCTCAGCAGCCAATGCCACTGCAGCTGTTCTATTTACTACATCGGGGATACGCCACCAGGGTATATTGGCGCAAACACGATAAAAGATCGGATTAAGCACGATAATCCCAGCAGTAGCAGAAACAGAGAGCAAGAACCCATAATTGCTTGCCATGTCACTATCCCACACCACAATGCCAATAACAGAAAGAGACAACGTATGTATTGGTGGTGCTCGCGTAATACTCAATGCAGCCACCATGCTCACTGCTCCGGTGGCACTTGCCCGTATCACCGAAGGCTCATACCCAATAAATAAAGCGAATAGTATCAAGGAAACTAGCCCACCAACAGCACATATGCGTGGACTACAACCGCATAATCCAAGCAGAAGCATGACAGTCGTCGTAATGATTGCCACATTACCGCCAGATACCGCACTTAAATGTGCTAATCCTGTTGCAGCATATATTTGTTTGTCATATTCGCTTTGTAAACTCGTATCCCCCATAACCATCGCAGCATACAAACCAGCGATTGCATCATCATCAATATAGTGCCCTACGGCGGATAAGAAATTATCCTTTATTCCCTGCATAAGCTGAACATATTTTTCCCATATCGTGGGTTCTGTCTGTTCCACACACCGTATATCACTCGCAATATACATATGCTTCAATAGCACAGCCTTATCTGTAGCGACTGCTTTCCCACTCACCACAAAAGGTGCTCCCGGATGTAAACAGCTGCTTTGCGAGATATGTGCACCGCGATAAAAAATAGGTATGCTACCGGGACTATGGGCAAAGCGAGCCTCGATAATCCATCCAGAATCCGTCTGAAAAGGTCGAGATTGCGCCCGCATCATCATAGTAGGTGGTAATTGATGTGCCAATCCACTACGTTGCAACACATTCATCCTTATTCCCACGCACACTAAGGCACAGAAACCGCCAAGCCCCACCACACCAGCCTGCATCTTATCCCACAATGCACATAGGCAGACTCCTATCGCTACTACTGCTGCCGCACACCACCATTGACCAGTTCGCAACATAACAAAGGTGCTTACCCAAACACTCAATGCAGCAGGTACCAGACGCAGGTCATTCATAATGTGACCTGGTTTTCTATTTGAGCAAATTTAGCAGCACCAATTCCTTTGATCTCAAGCAATTGATCAATACTGCTAAACGCACCAATGCTTTGCCGATACGCAATGATAGCTTCCGCAGTTTTTTGCCCGACTCCACTAAGAGTCTGCAATTGTTCGACACTTGCTGTGTTGATATTTATTTTCCCGCTCTCAGCACTCACACTATCTGCATCCGATTGCAGCGCGACGATAGGCTCATCTGGATACGGCACATATACTTGTTTTCCGTCTTGAAGTTGCTGCGCAAGGTTGAGGGCATGAAACCGTGGTTCGTGAAAACGCTCCTGCGAAACACCAGCTGCGCTCAGTGCATCGGCTACTCTTGCCTGTGGACTCAGCGTATGCAAGCCTGGCCTAGACACATCTCCAATAACCGAAACCACCAATTCCTTTGCTGATGGCGCAGTTGATTGCAGTGCGCTATTATCTGCCACAGAATTACCTGCCGCAGATGGAGTTATTTCTGCTGGTGGCACTACTTGTTGTGGTACAGAGGTACCAGAGAAGAAAAAGAGTGCTCCTACTATTGCCAATGCACAAACCGCTACCCCTATAAGCTGGCGACCAGATAGTGCATAGCGTGGTGGTAGTGGTTGCACATTAAGCACATCTTCTTGCCCAGTTGGTCGTGCTAATTCTTTTACTCGTTCATATACCCGCCCCATGGGCACAAGAGTAAAGGTTGTGCGTCGAAAGCAAAAACGTGCAGGGCAATAGAGCACGATATTCTGTGGAAAACCCTCTGACCTGCATTAGTTTGCTTGTGGATAACGGCTCATCCACTGGTGCCACAATTATTGATCGGCACTTGGCGCTGTGTCAGTAGCGTAGACCCCCATGTTCCAGCCCTCAAGATACCATTGCACAGGCTCATCTGTTGCAGGGGCACAACCAAAACGCGGACGCGCTATCAGTGCTGACCAGCATGTATTGCCAAGACCAGAAAAAAGTGGATATTGACTAGGGTGCAATTCCAGCAAAGAGGAGGTAAGCGCGCTAATGGTACCGCCATGCGCGACAACAAGTACTGTTGTATCCTCGTCATCCCATTGTGGATAATCGGTCACTAACTCGTCGATCACTGCACGAGCACGCTGAGCGACGCTGAGCCGAGATTCACCACCAGGCGGAGTCCACGAAGCATCATTGCGCCACCGCGCCCGAGCGCCAGGATAAGCTGCATCTACTTCCTCGTGAGTTTTCCCCTGCCACTGCCCCAAATTAGTTTCACGCAAACGCTGATCAATCTCTACCCCAACGCCAATGTTGCGATCAATAATCTCTGCAGTGACTCTAGCACGCTGCAAATCAGACGCAATGATTTTTTTAATAGGCTGACTCGCTAAGAAATCTGACACTAACTGGGCTTGTGCAATGCCGCGTTCCGCCAGTTCTGTATCAAGATGACCTTGCATACGCTTATTGGCATTATATTGCGTTTGCCCATGTCGCAGTAGAAGTAACCGTCGCGGCATAGGTTATAACTCGTCTTCAGGTTCTGGGGCAGCAAGTGGAATATCGTCCAAAGACTCTACAGTACGGACATCAATATCGTCCGCCCAATCCTCATCACGCTGCATCGTCTCCACGCCCTCGACTTCAATGAGTGGACAATCCCGATAGAGTCGATCCAAACCATAAAAATCACGCTCGATATTGCGCTGCACATGAACAATTAACATGCCATAATCAAGCAATACCCAGCGGTTTTCTCGATTCCCCTCACGTCGTTTAGGCTCTTGCCCGACAGCAGTAAGCTGATCTTCAATTTCTTCGACGATGGCTCGTACTTGACGCTCGTTATCGGCAGAAGCTAATACAAATACTTCCGCAATCGCCATAACATCCGACACATCCACAACAGCGATATTCGTTGCTTGCTTCTCATCAGCCGCACGAGCAACAATGGCAGCTAGGTCAATGGTTTCATTAGTTGCGGTCACACAAAATCCTTATTTATAGCTATTTTCCTCTTTTGTGGCAGTGCAAAACGTGCAGCAAACCAAAACACACAAACAATACCACCGCTTAAAACTTTACACTGGCTTAATATCTCTTAGCAGCCAACAACACAGCATTGTCATATACCAAGATACACACGATCACATTCAAGAGATACTAGCTTCGATCTAGCGTTGATAAAGACCACGCTTAGCGATGTATTGCACCACACCGTCGGGCACAAGATACCACACAGGCAACCCCTGGGCTGCACGTTGCCTACACCCTGTGGAAGAAATAGCCATAGCTGGAATCTCAATCAGCTTAACCTTTTGGCGCTGTGGCAACGGCAGAAAATCGTCGGCAAGCTCATAGCCAGGGCGCGTAACCCCCACAAAAGTTGCTAACTCTAAAGCTTGTTCCCAATTGTGCCACGACAAAATACTGCTCAGTGCGTCAGCTCCAGTGATAAAGAAAAGTTGTGCGCGTGGAAAAATCTTCCGAATATCGCGCAGGGTATCTACCGTATAGGTTGCACCTGGGCGTTCAATATCTACCCGGCTCACACTAAAGCGTGGGTTTGAGGCAGTAGCAATAACTGTCATGAGATAGCGATCCTCTGCAGCTGAAACATCACGATCTTGCTTCTGCCAGGGATTACCAGTGGGCACAAAAATTACTTCATCAAGCTCAAAGCGAGCGGCAACTTCGCTAGCCGCAACAAGGTGGCCATGATGAACCGGATCAAAAGTGCCACCCATGATGCCGATGCGCTGCGCTTGATGAGAGAAAGCATCATTTCCCAATACAGAAGGAGGTGTCGTGTCATGATTATGCTCATGCAATGCCTCAGGTGTAGTCATAGGCACCTAGTGTAGCTACTGTGGACAAGAACAACCAGAAGAAAGAATGCACATACTCGTTCCACTCACCTGAGAATCAGCGAAACAACACTGTGCGCCAACCCCCAACATTTGTTATGGAGAGTAAACTACTTACCTAAATTGGCGAAAACCAAAGGCATATACTGCTAAACCGATACTCCGACTTGAGATCTTTAGATTAAAAATGAGCAATTCCGACAATTCCAATACTGAGGTTACTACTGAGGTGACTTATCCTGCTGCGTCTGCAATATCAGCTCCAGCCTCGGCCGCTAAGAAAAGTAATCGTTCTGGTCGCCACCGTGTGCCGATAGCACGCCCCAAAGGATGGAGCACCACAGTTGCGACGATTTCATCAGTGATGATGACCTTAGACATCACGATCGTACTCGTTGCACTACCTGCTATTGCACAGGATTTACAGCTTTCCCTTAGCGGCGGACAATGGGTAATCAACGCCTACAGTCTGGCTTTTGCTTCTCTCTTACTTTCCGCAGGCAGCATTTCTGACATTATCGGGCGACGAACAATTTTCCTCGTCGGGCACCTTTTATTCTTAGCTGCATCTATTGCGTGTATTCTCAGCAGCTCCGAAGCAATGCTCATTGCAGCACGTGCAGTACAAGGCGCTGGTGGTGCTTTGGTTTTCGGCACCAGTATTCCACTGCTCAGCGATAGTTTCCGCGCGCATGAATCCAGGGAGCGCACTCGTGCCATTGCTATTCTCATGGGGGCAAGTGCCGCAGCCAGTGCCCTTGGCCCGCTCGTCGGCGGCTTTCTCGTGGAATACGGTGCTTGGGAATGGATTTTTATTATCAATATCCCCATTGGTATCTTCACCATAATTGCCACGCTTATTTTTGTTCCCGACCTGCATAGAGCCGGGTTACTCGAAGACGATAACGCACAAGAGTTACCACCTCTTGATATTGGTACGGTATTCATCGCAGCTGCCATGCTCTTTAGCCTGAATTATGGCATTATTTCTGGTGCAGAACGTGGGTGGACTGATGGTTTTGTCCTATTGAGTTTCTCCGCAGCGATCTTACTCTTTGTGCTTATGACGGGTATTCAACTATCCAAAGGCAACCGAGCCATGATCGATATGCGCTTATTTGCCATTCCCTCTTTCTCCGCAGTCACTTTTGCGGCTTTTGCTGCCCGTATGTTCAGCTTCGGCATGATGCCATTTCTGGTGCTCTGGCTATCTGGACACGTAGGATTATCTGCCCTAGAAATCGGCTATGTTTCCACGGCAATGGCAGGTCCCATCGTAATTTTTGCTGCTGTTGGCCTCAAACTCGGCAACTATATTCGGTTAGGTTTTGTACAAGCAATCGGCATGATTATTGTCGCCATTGGTTTAGGACTTGGCTTGCTTATTCAACCAGATAGCAGCTGGCAAGCCCTCATTCCTGCCTATGTAGTTATCGGCATGGGAACGGGTGTCATGTTGCCGCACCTGATGGATTTAGCAGTCTCTGTTGTTCCGCGTGGTCGCACAGGTACGGCAAGTGGCATTGCCAATACCGCATTACCCCTCGGCACCTCCTTTGGCGTTGCCGTCTACGGAGCTTATCTTTCCGACTCCATTCGCAATGCACTGGGCGAGGTACCACATATCCCTGCAGAGATTTCTGCTGCCCTAGCGACGGCGGCAGAAGCTGGTCAATTCACAGTGATTGAGCGGTTTTCTGCCGAATTAGCGCATACGGCACTTGAGGCTTTCGTCGACGGTTTGCATGGCATTTTCATTATTGCAGCAGTGCTTGCGATTGTCGGAGCTATTGCGTGCGCAATTTTCATCCGGGACACCCACACCCACGAGCACTAGCGCACATCTCTTAGGCTCAGCGTAGCCAGGGGCTAAGGGCGAGTTTGCCCGTCGCCATGCAAAATCCACTTCGTGGTAGTCAACTCTGGTAACGCCATAGGGCCGCGAGCATGAAGTTTTTGCGTGGAAATACCAATCTCAGCTCCCATGCCGTATTGCTGACCGTCAGTAAAAGCGGTAGAGGCATTCACCATGACCGCAGCCGCATCGACTTCCTCAGTAAATTGCGTTGCTGTGCGGATATTACCAGTTGCAATCGCCTCAGTATGACCGCTGGAATAACGTCGAATATGCGCTATTGCCCCGGCAACACCGTCGACGAGTTTCGCAGCAATATCAAAAGACAGATATTCCTCCGCCCAATCTTGCTCTGTAGCAGCGATAATGCCACTAGCGCCACAAGGAGCTAACTGCTCAATATCACCATGAACCTGCACCCCAGCTTGTTGCAGCGCATGGATGATTTTATATTGATCCTCAGTAGGTAACGCCTGGTCAATCAGCACCGTTTCTGTAGCATTACACACTGAAGGACGTCGAGTTTTGCCATTGATAAGCATGGCTATGGCCTGGTTGAGATCAAGCACATCACGATCAATATAGAAATGACAATTACCCGTACCCGTTTCAATGGTAGCAACAGTGGCATTTGTCACCACCGACTCAATCAATCCTGCCCCACCACGAGGAATAATCACATCAACCAGCCCACGAGCTTGAATAAGATCACGCACACTCTCACGCGTCTGGCATGGCAATAACTGCACACTCTCACGAGGAATATGCTGCTCGACGAGCACCTGTTGAACAAGAGCAACCAACTTCTCATTAGAATGACGTGCGCTCTTAGAACCACGCAATAACACAGCATTGCCTGATTTGAGAGCCAGTCCAAAAGCATCCACCGTCACATTCGGGCGAGCCTCATACACCATGCCCATAACCCCCAGGGGCACTCTCACCTTGCGCATCGTGATCCCATTGGGCATGACTTGTCCTGCAACAACCTCACCTACTGGGTCGGTAAGAGCTGCTACTTCTCGCAACCCTTGAGCCATTGCACTGATACGAGACTGGTCTAAACGCAGCCGATCAATGAGGGAATCACTAAGCCCATTGTCTTTAGCAGCACTAATATCATGCTCGTTAGCAGCAATAATCTCAGCACTAGCCTGCTCTAAGCGTTGTGCTACTGCATACAGTGCTGCGTTCTTTTGCTCGGTATTGAGCTTGGCCAGAGGCGTCGTTACAGCTTTGGCAGCACGCGCCATAGTAAGAATGCTCTCACGTTCTTGTGCGCGAATAGCTATCGCATCAGTGCTAGTACCAGTCTCAGTGTGCATTATGTGACGTCTCCATTACCTCAGGGCCGCAATATCTAGTATCTCAAGGACCCGATATCTCAATATCTCAGTGTCCAATTATTGTGGATAAACTTTAGTACAAAGCAAGATAATCAGCATGAATAACCGCACGATTCATCCCAGCCGGCACTTCCTCTGTTTTCTTTCCTATAAGAGTACGCACAATCTCTGAATCATAAGACACCTCACCACGACCAATGACCTTGCCTGTATTATCTGCAATATCCACAATGTCACTAGCAGCAAAATCGCCTTGCACCTGCTCAATACCCACTGCCAACAATGACGTACCACCAGCGCGCAATGCAGCACTCGCCCCTGCGTCAATGCTAATCGTTCCTGAGGTATCTGCCGCATAAAGTACCCAAAACTTCCACGCCGGCAACCGCTGAGTATGCGGATGAAACATAGTGCCCACGCTAGCGTCGCTAAGCGCAAGATCAATGTTATCTGCAGAGGTCATAAGCACGGGAATACCACCACGGGCAGCAAGTAGCGCCGCTTGCACCTTAGCAGCCATACCGCCTGTGCCTACTGCACCACCACCGCCAGCATTAACATCATGTAAGTCTCGAGCACCCCGAACATCTGTGATGAAATGCGCATCAGGCTGCGCTGGATTTTTGTCGTATAGTCCATCAACATCAGACAATAAAATCAGTGCATCCGCATACGTTAGGTGAGCAACTAAAGCAGCCAGACGATCATTATCGCCAAAGCGTAACCCTTCTGTAGCAACAGTGTCGTTTTCATTAACAATCGGCACACAGCCTAAAGAAAAAAGACGATCAATCGTACGCTGAGCATTACGCGCCCGCTCTCTGATTCCTGAATCAGCAGAGGTCAATAAAATCTGAGCAACGTGACGAGAATAGCGAGCAAAACTTGTTCCCCAGGTATGGGCAAGTTGTACCCCACCCACGGCAGCTGCCGCTTGTTTTGTGGCTAAATCACGCGGGCGCTCTGCCAAACCCAATGCGCCCATTCCTGAGGCAACTGCCCCAGACGACACGATAATGACATCGCTGCCACGTCCCATGCGCGCTTCCACTGCATCGACCACTGCGTCGATACGCGCTGGATTGACTCGATAATCTTCACCAGTAAGAGACGAGGAACCAATTTTGACTACTACACGACGAGCTGCTACGAGCTTTTGCCGAGACGCACTCACCATCTACCTGCCTAACCTTGCCAACGCTCACGTTCAGCAACTTCACCATCGCCATAATCGTATTCATCAATCAAACCACGACGCACCTGAGACTCGCGTTTACGCTCAGCTGCGGAACGACGATTATTGCGCAATAACCTGGCATCTTGACCACGACCAGCAAGCGTAGGATCTACCCCACCTGCCGTCGGCTCCCACTCAAAAGTAATTTCCCCTATGCTCACGCTACAACCCGCTTTAGCCCCAGCTTTCATTAACGCATCTTCAACGCCAATTTTGGCTAAGCGATCAGCCAGATACCCCACAGCCTCATCATTCTCAAAATCAGTTTGCCGAATCCACCGCTGTGGCTTCTCACCGATTATCAAGAAACCACCCTCAATCTCTGGATCAGGCTCAATACGGAACTGACTACCATCGCCACGCTTACGCACAGCTTGTGGGCGAATAATCTGCTTAGGCTCCATCTTTGCTACAGGACGTTGCTTACGATCTTGCTCCACAATCTCCAAAAGAGCATACTGCAACTCATCAAGACCTTTACGTGCTACTGCAGAAATAATGAACACTGGCCAGCCGAATTTCTCCTCTAAATCGTCTTTAAGGAACTCGGCTAATTCCAGAGCATCAGGAATATCAACCTTGTTGAGGATAATAATGCGCGGCCGCGAACGCAGATCCCCAAGAGTAGCATCCTGTGCCAATTCTGATTGATACGCCGCAAGTTCTTCCTCTAGAGCTTCAATGTCACTCATTGGGTCGCGCCCTGGCTCCATCGTGGCAGTATCAACCACATGCGCCAACACTGCAGTACGCTCAATGTGGCGTAAGAAATCAAGCCCCAGCCCTTTGCCCTGCGACGCTCCGGGAACTAGCCCTGGCACATCGGCAATGGTAAAAGTTTTATGCCCAATCTCTACCACACCAAGATTCGGCTGGAGCGTGGTAAAAGGATAATCACCAATTTTTGGTTTTGCTGCCGAGAGTACAGAAATCAACGATGATTTTCCGGCACTAGGAAAACCA harbors:
- the holA gene encoding DNA polymerase III subunit delta — its product is MIQQSHLILGDEEFLAERIRTELIAQIKEQSSLGDNIVVSRLRTGDVTSAEMIELLSPSLFGEDRIVIFEEAQDAGKEPIQLVLEATHNPTPGVYLIIMHKGGGRAKAAVEKLKKYTQVHEVAKLKAHEKSAWLMAEFRRYGLSPTPDVINALLEGVGSELRELASAVSQLVSDTDGKVDVAAVRRYYVGVAEVSVFDIADFACSGNAVRALSATRRALQLGISPVALAAALSSKVSAIARLYSTRGRINGAALAGQLGMPVFAVEKTAKVARRWSGDAVSRAVILMAELDASVKGQRGGDESFAVEDAVRKISQLAG
- a CDS encoding IS1595 family transposase, which translates into the protein MTTTDIINQVKEIISTVTPEERQHLIEQLEQLFHEPEYGEILSQCPRCECDSVVRKGTSKGGQRYLCKGCQRTFGHSTNKVLKTSKLSLETWRKFAECFIDGVSVRRSAERCGVAVATAFFMRHRVLELVEKNAKKVTVNRGNLAYIDETFFPINYKGAAVPDGVKAKKRGGLRKGKSQSRLLVCVVMGVTSTGSIFHQIAGYSSISKNTARLALGDIVTSGCTVITDKGSGYVSALEELGATHRAYHSKDDRGKLAPINALHSKTKRFMRRFSSVASKNLHRYLSWMEWIDNNTERETLDILRQSTYTVHRCSMNSEHIPPMDDLTRRTITGMM
- a CDS encoding ComEC/Rec2 family competence protein — encoded protein: MNDLRLVPAALSVWVSTFVMLRTGQWWCAAAVVAIGVCLCALWDKMQAGVVGLGGFCALVCVGIRMNVLQRSGLAHQLPPTMMMRAQSRPFQTDSGWIIEARFAHSPGSIPIFYRGAHISQSSCLHPGAPFVVSGKAVATDKAVLLKHMYIASDIRCVEQTEPTIWEKYVQLMQGIKDNFLSAVGHYIDDDAIAGLYAAMVMGDTSLQSEYDKQIYAATGLAHLSAVSGGNVAIITTTVMLLLGLCGCSPRICAVGGLVSLILFALFIGYEPSVIRASATGAVSMVAALSITRAPPIHTLSLSVIGIVVWDSDMASNYGFLLSVSATAGIIVLNPIFYRVCANIPWWRIPDVVNRTAAVALAAEMATIPVIAVMNHTLSLVSFFANVLVAAVVAPITVLGLLAIVLSNCGFFSVVAYIPIALCQPLVRWIYCVAERGSQLPYAHISLSQGWVGVAWSAVFYQN
- a CDS encoding helix-hairpin-helix domain-containing protein is translated as MGRVYERVKELARPTGQEDVLNVQPLPPRYALSGRQLIGVAVCALAIVGALFFFSGTSVPQQVVPPAEITPSAAGNSVADNSALQSTAPSAKELVVSVIGDVSRPGLHTLSPQARVADALSAAGVSQERFHEPRFHALNLAQQLQDGKQVYVPYPDEPIVALQSDADSVSAESGKININTASVEQLQTLSGVGQKTAEAIIAYRQSIGAFSSIDQLLEIKGIGAAKFAQIENQVTL
- a CDS encoding histidine phosphatase family protein, producing MPRRLLLLRHGQTQYNANKRMQGHLDTELAERGIAQAQLVSDFLASQPIKKIIASDLQRARVTAEIIDRNIGVGVEIDQRLRETNLGQWQGKTHEEVDAAYPGARARWRNDASWTPPGGESRLSVAQRARAVIDELVTDYPQWDDEDTTVLVVAHGGTISALTSSLLELHPSQYPLFSGLGNTCWSALIARPRFGCAPATDEPVQWYLEGWNMGVYATDTAPSADQ
- the rsfS gene encoding ribosome silencing factor, translating into MTATNETIDLAAIVARAADEKQATNIAVVDVSDVMAIAEVFVLASADNERQVRAIVEEIEDQLTAVGQEPKRREGNRENRWVLLDYGMLIVHVQRNIERDFYGLDRLYRDCPLIEVEGVETMQRDEDWADDIDVRTVESLDDIPLAAPEPEDEL
- the nadD gene encoding nicotinate-nucleotide adenylyltransferase gives rise to the protein MTTPEALHEHNHDTTPPSVLGNDAFSHQAQRIGIMGGTFDPVHHGHLVAASEVAARFELDEVIFVPTGNPWQKQDRDVSAAEDRYLMTVIATASNPRFSVSRVDIERPGATYTVDTLRDIRKIFPRAQLFFITGADALSSILSWHNWEQALELATFVGVTRPGYELADDFLPLPQRQKVKLIEIPAMAISSTGCRQRAAQGLPVWYLVPDGVVQYIAKRGLYQR
- a CDS encoding MFS transporter, producing the protein MSNSDNSNTEVTTEVTYPAASAISAPASAAKKSNRSGRHRVPIARPKGWSTTVATISSVMMTLDITIVLVALPAIAQDLQLSLSGGQWVINAYSLAFASLLLSAGSISDIIGRRTIFLVGHLLFLAASIACILSSSEAMLIAARAVQGAGGALVFGTSIPLLSDSFRAHESRERTRAIAILMGASAAASALGPLVGGFLVEYGAWEWIFIINIPIGIFTIIATLIFVPDLHRAGLLEDDNAQELPPLDIGTVFIAAAMLFSLNYGIISGAERGWTDGFVLLSFSAAILLFVLMTGIQLSKGNRAMIDMRLFAIPSFSAVTFAAFAARMFSFGMMPFLVLWLSGHVGLSALEIGYVSTAMAGPIVIFAAVGLKLGNYIRLGFVQAIGMIIVAIGLGLGLLIQPDSSWQALIPAYVVIGMGTGVMLPHLMDLAVSVVPRGRTGTASGIANTALPLGTSFGVAVYGAYLSDSIRNALGEVPHIPAEISAALATAAEAGQFTVIERFSAELAHTALEAFVDGLHGIFIIAAVLAIVGAIACAIFIRDTHTHEH
- a CDS encoding glutamate-5-semialdehyde dehydrogenase; the encoded protein is MHTETGTSTDAIAIRAQERESILTMARAAKAVTTPLAKLNTEQKNAALYAVAQRLEQASAEIIAANEHDISAAKDNGLSDSLIDRLRLDQSRISAMAQGLREVAALTDPVGEVVAGQVMPNGITMRKVRVPLGVMGMVYEARPNVTVDAFGLALKSGNAVLLRGSKSARHSNEKLVALVQQVLVEQHIPRESVQLLPCQTRESVRDLIQARGLVDVIIPRGGAGLIESVVTNATVATIETGTGNCHFYIDRDVLDLNQAIAMLINGKTRRPSVCNATETVLIDQALPTEDQYKIIHALQQAGVQVHGDIEQLAPCGASGIIAATEQDWAEEYLSFDIAAKLVDGVAGAIAHIRRYSSGHTEAIATGNIRTATQFTEEVDAAAVMVNASTAFTDGQQYGMGAEIGISTQKLHARGPMALPELTTTKWILHGDGQTRP
- the proB gene encoding glutamate 5-kinase; the protein is MVSASRQKLVAARRVVVKIGSSSLTGEDYRVNPARIDAVVDAVEARMGRGSDVIIVSSGAVASGMGALGLAERPRDLATKQAAAAVGGVQLAHTWGTSFARYSRHVAQILLTSADSGIRERARNAQRTIDRLFSLGCVPIVNENDTVATEGLRFGDNDRLAALVAHLTYADALILLSDVDGLYDKNPAQPDAHFITDVRGARDLHDVNAGGGGAVGTGGMAAKVQAALLAARGGIPVLMTSADNIDLALSDASVGTMFHPHTQRLPAWKFWVLYAADTSGTISIDAGASAALRAGGTSLLAVGIEQVQGDFAASDIVDIADNTGKVIGRGEVSYDSEIVRTLIGKKTEEVPAGMNRAVIHADYLALY